GGCTGATGCGGTTATAATTCTGGGCGTATACTTCTACGGCATGAATGTTAAATGACCGTTGAGCTACCTGAATATAATGAGACAGCTCGTCGAGTTTTTCAGGCGCCAGATAATTTTTGGTCTGGATTTGACAGGCAATCTGTTCCAGAAAAAAACGGTTGTTTTCTTCTGTGTACGAATACAGACGTCGGCCGACATTTATTGAATTTTCAAGTGCCTGTTCAACGGGTACGTTAAACCAGAAGGCGATGCTGGATGTGATGAAATTGATGGAAAAGAAAAAAAGAATGACTGCCGGCAGGAGGGTCAGGGATATAAACGTCACCACAAGGCGGGTGCGGAGCTTCGCCCCCATTACATTGCGCTTTCTGTCATACAGGAGTTTGACCAAATTCCTGAATACGAGAAAAATCAATAAAAGCAATAAAAGCAGATTGATGTTGATTAAAACAAACATCAGAATCGTATTTGAAACGGGAAAGTCCGCGCCAAAGTGGATGACTCTGTTTTCGGCAAAGGTAAGCGCGGTAACCACTGCGATAATGGCAATGATTATTATACATTCGCGTTTTCTACGTCTGCGGTCAGCTTCTGAAATTTCAGACAGTGATTGTAAGAGCGGAGTTTTGGGAATCATAACGGTATACCTGTATGGTTAATAAATAAAGTCGATGGTATACCAATCAGTTTTAAAATCCCATAATGACATGAAAAATAAAATATGGTGAAGATAAAAAGGAAGGGTGCGTTTGCTCAGTTCGGCTTTTGCCCGGATTTGATACTGCCGCCCTTTTTCCAGATTATTCAGAGAGATGATCCGTAAGCTGTCGATTTCGGTCATCAGTTTTCGGGCTTCGGTAAATGAATCGGTGATGGCGGGGTTATTCGTGTCCCAGGAGCGGGTGATAACAAAATTTTTTTTCAGCGTATTGTATTTGATCGTGTGGCTGACCTCGATATCGGCAATACGCTTGTCAAGCCAGAATCCACGGGTCTGGTACAGGTTTATGAAAAATGAGAATGTGGTGGGGACGCCGCTGAAAATCGCTGTTTTTATTTTTTCCCTGAATGCCCCCTCCACGTTCAGATAGACGAGAAGATCATCCCGGGTGTTTGTCACGATAATATCGGCCAGCCTGGCATCCTGTGCAAAAGCGGTTACCTGTAAAAAAATCAGCAGCCCCGCTATCAACATTGCAATGGTTCGATGTGTCTTTTTTATCATAATAAATCGTCGGTGCAAATTCAGTAAGGCCATATCAATGGCAGCTAAAACCGGTTCAGGCATCTGACTGTGATGCTGCAGAAAATCCTCATGGAACATTCAGCCGTTCTTATTGTTATACGATATGCTTCAGGTTCATAGCGAAAGCCCCCTCAAATGGCAAGATGTTTTGTTGCGCAACTGCCCGGTTCACTGAGTTTATGAAGACACGACGTTTCCCATGACCCCTTCTGATTGAAAAACTGCTTAAGGAATTCGTGGTTGAAAAAATGTCCGGATCGCGTTGCCACCACATGTCCTAAAATGGGCATTCCCAGGAGAGAAAAATCCCCTATGCAGTCGAGAATCTTGTGCCTCACGAATTCATCCGGAAATCTCAGCCCATCCGGATTGAGGATATTATGCTTGTCGATCACTATCGCGTTATCCAGTGCCCCTCCCCGCGCAAATCCATATTTTTTCAGATATTCTAGTTCATGAAGAAACCCGAATGTCCTGGCTCCGGCAATTTCGTTTTCAAACGTTTTTTCAGTGACATCGATTGTAAGGGACTGTTGATTGATCAGGGGATGTTTAAAATCGATGTTGCAGGTAATTTTATAAATGGGTGACGGATAAATAACGACGCTCCTGTCCCCCTGATGCAATGCGATGGTTTTTTTAACAATAAAAAAATATCTTGGCGCTTCCTGCTCAATAACGCCTGCCTGTCTGATCATGGATACAAACGGGGCGGCGCTTCCATCCATGATGGGCAACTCATAGTCATTGACTTCAACATGCGCGTTGTCGATCGAGAACGCGGAAAACGTGGCCATGATATGTTCGATAGTGGATATGATAACACCGTCATATCCGATAACCGTGGCGAGGCTGGTGTCCACGACCTTATTAAAATGAGCAGCTATTTCCGGTCTGCCCGGAAGATCGGTTCGGATAAACTTGATGCCATGGTTAACGGGTGCCGGTTTGATTGTCAGGCTGACCTCTCTGCCTGAGTGGACGCCTATTCCTGAACAGGTGGCCGGTCTGGAAATCGTTCGCTGCCGTAAATATATACTCATGGGTAATGTATCCTCTTCAGGGACCAGAATCGGGTAGACATGTTTTTGATAAGATAATGCGTTTGACAGTATGTATGGTCCATGTGTTTTAAGGCTTGTTTTTTTGGCCTGACGCGGGCAAAACCGCAGATATTTTTTTTTTGATACTTTGTCAGGATTGACTTGCAAGCAATTCATATGTCATATTTAATATTGCTTTTAAAGCGATTGTTTAATTAAGTATGTACAAAGAATTTATGGCTATATTGTATTACGGTTTAAATAGTTATGTGTAAAGATGAAACGCTGCCCCGCTACAATCAAACCGGTAAAAAAAAGTATCCGGCGGATGACGAATTGTTTTTCAGCCGGCAGCAACACCCCGTCTTGGTTACTGAAATAATATTTAACGATTAATTGTAGGAATAATAGCCTTTTTGGTTTGATAAGGAAAGAAAATTTTACGGGCAGTAAGGGTCTCGGCAATATGATTGAAAACTCAGGTTTTTTAACAGGGGGATAAATAAATCGGGATTAATGTAACCCGTGCGTTAAAAAGAGCCGGAAGGAGGAAGTGTGCTGGCCAAAGTATTAAGCAGTGCGGTGATCGGAATTGATGCGTATCTGGTGGAAGTTGAAATCGATATCGCATGCGGTCTGCCATCGTTTACAACGGTTGGACTTCCGGAAACATCCGTCAAGGAAAGCAAGGAACGGGTTAAATCCGCGATACACAATTCCGGGTATAACTTTCCGGATGACAGAATTACGCTAAATCTGGCCCCGGCCGACATTAAAAAGGAAGGCACGGGCTTTGATCTGCCCATTGCGCTGGGAATACTGGCGGCTACCGGGATTATTCCGGAAAACACCCTGTCAGCATATCTGATTCTGGGTGAGCTTTCTCTGGACGGGCGTATCAAGTCCGTCAGGGGTGTGCTGCCGATGGCCCTGACGGCAAAACAGGCGGGATATTCGGGGATTGTCGTGCCCAGCGATAATCGTCAGGAAGCATCCGTGGTCAGTGGGATTAAAGTCCTGGCGGCAAATCATCTTTCAGAGGTCGTTGAATATTTCCGTTTCGGGACGGCTATTATCCCTGAAGAAATCGATTCGAACGGGATTCTGGACGGACCGGACCGAATAGAGGAAAATTTTTCTGACGTGCTGGGCCAGGAACATGCCAAACGGGCACTGGAAATTGCCGCTGCCGGAGGGCATAATCTACTGATGACCGGGCCTCCGGGTTCGGGGAAAACCATGCTGGCCAGGCGGCTTCGAGGAATTCTGCCGCCGTTGACATTTGACGAGGCCATCGAAACCACCAAAATTCTGAGCGTGGTCGGCCTGCTTGAAAAAGATCAGGCGTTGGTCACGCAACGGCCGTTCCGGGCACCGCATCATACCATATCCGATGCCGGCCTGATTGGTGGCGGCCATGTCCCCAGGCCCGGGGAGGTGAGTCTGGCGCATAACGGGGTGCTGTTTTTAGATGAGCTTCCCGAGTTTAAGAAGCATGTGCTGGAGGTACTCCGCCAGCCGCTTGAAGATAAGCAGGTTACCATTTCACGCGCATCGTTCACCATTACGTATCCGTCTTCATTCATGCTGGTCGCCGCGATGAATCCATGCGCGTGCGGATACTATTCAGATCCGAAACATGAATGCACCTGCAGTCTGCATCAAATTCAGAAATACCGCTCCAGGGTATCGGGTCCGCTGCTGGATCGCATCGATATGTATGTGGATGTGCCGGCCGTTCCCTATCGGGATCTGAAGAAAAAAATCGCATCCGAATCTTCGGAAACCGTTCGGGAACGGGTGGCCGCGGCCCGGAAGATCCAGTCGGACCGCTTTGCCGGCGCCCCTATTTACTGCAATGCCCAGATGGGCACCCGGCATATCAATGCCTTCTGCCGGATTGATAAAACCGCTTCAAACCTGCTGGAAGTCGCCATGGAAAAACTGTCGCTGTCAGCCCGTGCCTATAACCGCGTGCTTAAACTGGCCCGGACGATCGCGGACCTGGAAAACCGGCCGGAAATATTAATGGAACATGTTTCCGAGGCGATTCAGTACCGGAGCCTTGACCGGGGCAGGGGAGTGGGCGGAATTTGAAATTTTGGGGAATGTTGTTTCTGTTTCTGCGGTTCAGGTTAATACAGCCTTTTTGGGTGTGGTTAAGACAGGATGAAAGATATCTCACGCAAAGGCGCGAAGGCGCAAAAAAAGAAGATTCCCCGCCCGCTTTGCTTGAGGCGCAAGGAACGCGGAGGGGGGGGGGGATATTTCGTGACGTCCGAAATGGGAAGATTCGCCAGGAAAAAGAGAGTATGCAGTCGGCAGCATGGAGTAAACGGTGAATAAAGAAACTTTTCTTGGTTTGTCGGGGAATTGGTTATCTGTTCGAAAAGGGAAAAATTGCCACAGAGCTCTCAGCGATCACAGAGGATGGGAAAGGATTTATTTTTGGAGAAGGTTCCTGATTGTGCGATAGGGGGCCACCGCGATTTTGTAGCTGGATTGTCATTCGAGGCCATGGATAAAACGCAATCCGTTATGCAAAACAATTATGGAGTTAAACGAAATTGATTTCAACAGGAACCCCGACAGGGGTTGAGTCGTATAGCCGGTGGTTTTAACCGCCGGTTGAATTAACCATACGGGCATGAGTCCTGAAAGGACGACGTTAGGACACGTTACAATCATGGAAAGCACGTTAAGCAATCTGGTGTGCTCTTTGGTAAAATAGCATAATTTACCTGTTTTTTTTGTGTTTTATCATGCATGGTGGTTCGTATCGGATGTTCACGCTATCAACCTCAACAACTGCGGATCGTTACGAAAGATCAGACACCATTTAGCAACGGCTGACAGTTCTGCTCTGCTGCGGGTCATCGCTCGAATGGTTTTGAGATGATATCGCACTTTCTCTTTTGCAGCCGGGTTATTGCCTCCGCTACAACGTAATTTTGCTGTGAGATATTGCTCGATCTCGCGGGAAACAGTTTGCCAGATGTTCTTGCGTTCTTCAGTTAAAGGCTCATGCTCGTTGAGCTTCAAGCGCTTGATCGTTTCATCCACCCGTTGTGCCTCCCATTCGGAGTCGCGTGGGGCGGGTATGGCGTTGCCTTCTTCGTCAAATGCAATCAAATTGACGTCATACAGGTCGGTAGGATCGAGCAAGTAGGGAGATTCAGACTCTTCGCACTGATTATCGAATACCGAGCAGTTGGTCCCTGCTTTCAGGGGAAACCAGCCGCCTTTCTTACGGTTGCCGACATTGCCGCAGAGCCGGAAGTTTGTGGAATCGAACGTCAGCCACCAATAGCCATCGCGCACGGTGCCGTCCAATTCTCTGGCTTCTTTTTTCGGACGGAAATGTTCCACATCGTAATGGGAGTAGAGTTCACGCACTTCGGAAAACCAGCACTTGCCTAAGGAAAGCACCTGCAACCAGAGCTTCAGCTTGCCCCAATGGCCGGCGTGATCGTCGATAATTTGGTTGCGCTCTGCCATTTTTCCCTGTTGATGCAGCGACTGCAACTGTTCGGCATAGTCTTGGGATGTCTGCAGCCATTGATTCCAGCGTTCCTGGGTCCAAGGCTTCCAGCTGGGGAAATCGGGGTGTGCCGGGGTATTAGCGGGCGTTTTGCCTTCAAAATCAATAAAGATCATTCGGCCTTTTCCTCCCGCAAAATTTCATCGATGATGACATCGGCGATGGCATCCTGCTCTTGTTGTTCCTCCGGCGTCAGAATCTCCTTGTGAAATTTGGTGTGTTGCGCCATCTTGCTCACAAATTTGGCATAATAGGGGTCCTTAAAATCTTTGGCAAAACCCAGATCGGAGAGTTCGTCGCTCAGGTGCTTGAGCTCTTCATCCTCTGCTTTGGTACAGCGATCACCGATGGCGAACAGGTAGTTGCGGCGATCCAGGCGGCGCAGGGTTTCCGAGTCCACGGTGGAGCGCAGGCCGAACAGCTCACTCTTGAGCAGGCCTGTGACCCCCATGCCTTGCGGATGTTGGTCCGGCATGTCAACAATCAATCTGCCGTTTTCTTTGTGAAAAATACGCACTTGTTCACGGCGCAGGCTACCCACCATCATGGGGTCGTGGGTGGTGATGATGATTTGCGAATCGCCCGTCAGGGTTTTGTCTTCATTCTGTTTAAGGACGTTTTGAATCTTGTCAAAGTAGTGCAGTTTCCAGATGGGGTTCAAGTGGGTATCGGGCTCGTCCAGCAGGAACAGACAGTGATCCTGACTGGTGATGCGCATCAACCCCAGCACGGTCAGCAGTTGCAGCTCGCCCTCGGAGAGTTGGTCAAAGCTGATATTGCCCTGGCTGTCTTTGTGTTTGACGCTGATGCGTACCTCGTCGATGAGATCTCCGATGTAAGCGCCTTCGGCATAGCGGAAAAAGATTTCCGGCGGGCCGACCAGTTCGCCGAGCTTTTCCAGCGCCTGCTTGTCGGGCAGAAACAGATACAGCTGCGCTTGCTTTTCACTGCGGCCCCGGAAATCCAGCTGTTTTGATTTGACTTCGTCTATTGGCGCGACGGCCAGTTGCCATAACTTGTCCAGAAACCCGATTACCACCGTGCCCCGGGCATACCAGAAGCGATTGTCGCCATTGAGCAGGTCGTCTTCATTCAGGGTGCGTTTCAGGTGATAGGGTTGTTTCAATACGAACAAGACCGAATCCAGCTCGAGAATGTTCAGGTCTTTCAGCAGGCTTGTGAACACCGGATCCCGGGACAACAAACAGGCCAGCAATACCAGCCGGCTGTGGCCGCCCCGGCAATAGAACAGGCGGCGGATCAGTTCGTCCTGATCATTGCGCAGCAGTTGGGTGAATCGTTTCTGGTGGGCCTGAAACAGTTGCTCGATGCGTTCGTTCTTGCCGGAGTAATAGGCGAAAACGTGGGACGGCAGGTACTCCCGGGCATGCTCGGCCAAAGCAACCGCAGAGCTGCGCTCAGCGTCGATGACCACCTTGGGTTTCTTTCCGGATGCGGCTACCAAGTTTATGCTATGGCCGCGCAGGGAGTAATCCATCTCATAGTCCAGGCTGGCGGCATTGTTCAAATCCAGATCCCGGAAGATG
The DNA window shown above is from Desulfobacterales bacterium and carries:
- a CDS encoding DUF4390 domain-containing protein, with product MIKKTHRTIAMLIAGLLIFLQVTAFAQDARLADIIVTNTRDDLLVYLNVEGAFREKIKTAIFSGVPTTFSFFINLYQTRGFWLDKRIADIEVSHTIKYNTLKKNFVITRSWDTNNPAITDSFTEARKLMTEIDSLRIISLNNLEKGRQYQIRAKAELSKRTLPFYLHHILFFMSLWDFKTDWYTIDFIY
- the lpxC gene encoding UDP-3-O-acyl-N-acetylglucosamine deacetylase, encoding MSIYLRQRTISRPATCSGIGVHSGREVSLTIKPAPVNHGIKFIRTDLPGRPEIAAHFNKVVDTSLATVIGYDGVIISTIEHIMATFSAFSIDNAHVEVNDYELPIMDGSAAPFVSMIRQAGVIEQEAPRYFFIVKKTIALHQGDRSVVIYPSPIYKITCNIDFKHPLINQQSLTIDVTEKTFENEIAGARTFGFLHELEYLKKYGFARGGALDNAIVIDKHNILNPDGLRFPDEFVRHKILDCIGDFSLLGMPILGHVVATRSGHFFNHEFLKQFFNQKGSWETSCLHKLSEPGSCATKHLAI
- a CDS encoding YifB family Mg chelatase-like AAA ATPase, encoding MLAKVLSSAVIGIDAYLVEVEIDIACGLPSFTTVGLPETSVKESKERVKSAIHNSGYNFPDDRITLNLAPADIKKEGTGFDLPIALGILAATGIIPENTLSAYLILGELSLDGRIKSVRGVLPMALTAKQAGYSGIVVPSDNRQEASVVSGIKVLAANHLSEVVEYFRFGTAIIPEEIDSNGILDGPDRIEENFSDVLGQEHAKRALEIAAAGGHNLLMTGPPGSGKTMLARRLRGILPPLTFDEAIETTKILSVVGLLEKDQALVTQRPFRAPHHTISDAGLIGGGHVPRPGEVSLAHNGVLFLDELPEFKKHVLEVLRQPLEDKQVTISRASFTITYPSSFMLVAAMNPCACGYYSDPKHECTCSLHQIQKYRSRVSGPLLDRIDMYVDVPAVPYRDLKKKIASESSETVRERVAAARKIQSDRFAGAPIYCNAQMGTRHINAFCRIDKTASNLLEVAMEKLSLSARAYNRVLKLARTIADLENRPEILMEHVSEAIQYRSLDRGRGVGGI
- a CDS encoding AAA family ATPase, whose amino-acid sequence is MHIQRLKIRDFRNLKDFEISFTPSTEDPDGGRRNFNSHAVIGQNGSGKSNLLEAIITIFRDLDLNNAASLDYEMDYSLRGHSINLVAASGKKPKVVIDAERSSAVALAEHAREYLPSHVFAYYSGKNERIEQLFQAHQKRFTQLLRNDQDELIRRLFYCRGGHSRLVLLACLLSRDPVFTSLLKDLNILELDSVLFVLKQPYHLKRTLNEDDLLNGDNRFWYARGTVVIGFLDKLWQLAVAPIDEVKSKQLDFRGRSEKQAQLYLFLPDKQALEKLGELVGPPEIFFRYAEGAYIGDLIDEVRISVKHKDSQGNISFDQLSEGELQLLTVLGLMRITSQDHCLFLLDEPDTHLNPIWKLHYFDKIQNVLKQNEDKTLTGDSQIIITTHDPMMVGSLRREQVRIFHKENGRLIVDMPDQHPQGMGVTGLLKSELFGLRSTVDSETLRRLDRRNYLFAIGDRCTKAEDEELKHLSDELSDLGFAKDFKDPYYAKFVSKMAQHTKFHKEILTPEEQQEQDAIADVIIDEILREEKAE